A DNA window from Sphingomonas changnyeongensis contains the following coding sequences:
- a CDS encoding nitroreductase family protein yields the protein MSFNDLSSPQSLLATRRSGKPRDMIAPGPDAGQLHAILSAAMRVPDHGKLAPWRFVVIDDRAAFAALLQDAFRAQRGDAAAGGSDVAAIDQFARHAPTLVTVLSTPVQPSKIPLWEQQLSAGAACMNLVTAATAHGFVAGWLTGWAAFDDKVCAALGGREGDRIAGFVFIGSPGQPLEERPRPVYHDIVRHWP from the coding sequence ATGAGCTTCAACGACCTGTCCTCCCCGCAATCGCTGCTTGCCACCCGCCGCTCGGGCAAGCCGCGCGACATGATCGCCCCCGGGCCCGATGCCGGGCAGCTGCACGCCATTCTGTCGGCGGCGATGCGCGTGCCCGATCATGGCAAGCTGGCGCCGTGGCGGTTCGTCGTGATCGACGACCGCGCCGCGTTCGCTGCCCTGCTGCAGGATGCGTTCCGCGCGCAGCGAGGCGATGCCGCGGCTGGCGGCAGCGACGTCGCCGCCATCGACCAGTTCGCCCGGCACGCGCCGACGCTGGTCACCGTGCTGTCCACCCCCGTGCAGCCGAGCAAGATCCCGCTCTGGGAACAGCAGCTGTCGGCGGGCGCGGCCTGCATGAACCTGGTCACCGCCGCGACCGCGCACGGGTTCGTCGCCGGCTGGCTGACCGGCTGGGCGGCATTTGATGACAAGGTGTGCGCCGCGCTTGGCGGGCGCGAGGGCGACCGGATCGCCGGCTTCGTCTTCATCGGCTCGCCCGGCCAGCCGCTCGAGGAACGGCCGCGCCCGGTTTACCACGATATTGTCCGTCACTGGCCGTGA